The following DNA comes from Neovison vison isolate M4711 chromosome 13, ASM_NN_V1, whole genome shotgun sequence.
tgcttttaatgttttaaatagaaTAGTGTGGCTCATGCATTTTCTACCGCCCCACCCCCAATACTTAACAAGGCTAGAGAAAGTAGTTTAAGTGGAGAATCCCAGTCTGGCTCTCACCTTCTCTACCTGTCCTCTGACTTTGTCCTGCAACTGTGAGGGGCCCCATGCATAAATGTGACAGGGTGACCAATCATTTTGCCTGGGACTAAGGGGTTTTGGAGGATACAGGACTTCAATGCTAAAATTGGTACAGTTCCAGCAAGCCATGATTGGTCACCTTTTGGATTAAGGAAAGAGGATTATGCAAACAGACCCTGATAACACATCTCTTGGTTAGAGAATTCCAGGGGTTTGAAAACTCAAAGCATGACCTAGAAAAGGGTCAGTGACTGAGATGGCACATGAACTCTGTTTGGCTATATTCTTTTTACCTCACAGACTCCTTTCCCCCAGAATAATGATAGAATCTAGGTATGCAGTAGTAGAAACAGATGCAAACATGTTTATAAAGTTaaagatagggcgcctgggtggctcagtgggttaagccgctgccttcggctcaggtcatgatctcagggtcctgggatcgagtcccacatcgggctctctgctcagcagggggcctgcttcccttcctctctatctgcctgcttctctgcctacttgtgatctctgtctgtcaaataaataaataaaatctttaaaaaaaaaaaaaaaagttaaagatattAAAAGCATGCTTATACTatacccatttcttttcttcagtcttGCAAAGCTTTTCTTTCTAACCTCCCCACACCCATTTCCAGTCTATTGGCCATATTATATACAACAAGAATGATATTTACCATATCATACACAAGAGTGATAAAAAAgataaaggtttaaaaaagagtaataaaatagatttttaaaaagagagatattAACTGTATTATATACAAGAGTAATAAAACCTGTGTAATGCTCTTAAGTGGTcttaaacaaaaaagcagaatccCTAATTTGGTAAAATGAGCCCTGCATGACACACAAGGCCCCTGTCTTACACTGTTCTCATATTGTGCCACTAATCCCCTCACTCATGGTCATACTGGCTTTACTTTACTTCCTTAAATGGTTCAAGTTCTTGCCTGCTTCAGAGTCTTTGCATATGCCAAGCCCCGCATACCACAGTCACTATATGAAATCCCTTTCCTGATAAAGTTGTCCCTGTCCATGCCTCAGGCTTGctcagggctttatcccaggctCTCAGGGCTcactctgcttttcctttttggcACATTTTGTACTTAGTAATATGATGATATATTATTTGAGGAGTTTCAAATCCTTTCCTACACTTTATAAGCTCAGTGAGGGCAATACAACATTCCTTGCTGCTTTCTCTCCATATTCAGGTTTACACAATAAATAAGAGCTATTTGAAAAGAATAGGAAtatagaaataaaggaagaaaggagaataagCAAGCTTTAATATAGTATGGAAAAGTTCTTTAAATTGGAAGTTTTGATATTTCTATCCTGATATGGATACTTCGTAAACCCTACTCACTTTAAAGATAGGAATTATTTTGTCACAacctatttgtttctctttttattttacttttttaaaataggctccattctgggtatggagcctgacatggggtttaaaactagaaccctgagatcaagacctgagttgaaattaaaagatgcttaattgactgagccacccagtgaccCTATTTGTGTCCCTTTTAATGAGAAAGCACGAGTGGAGTATATTCACATTGGAAGGACTTTGTTCCATGAGTCATAGATTTGTGAAACAGCATTAAGgaatcaaaacaaaactataaaaattcaaGTAGGGATTATAGATTAttcataaattctttttctttcattttcctccttctcaCATTCCGATCCCAATCATGAGACTTACAAAATCTCATATCAGAAGGAGAAAAGTATTAAACTCATCCTCAAGTGTAAAAGATTAATAAGGCATAGTTCCTCTTCTATAGTTTCTAGCAGCTGTAACACTTGAAAATGCAAATAGCCTTAAGTTGAAAAATTCAATTGGTATTTCAATTTTGTGTTTGCCGTTTTGATAAGATCATTCCATATGGCCAAATAAAACAGCTAAAGTTTCATGTTTCTAAAGCGATTATCAagcaataaatacaataaatatgttttcattctcatctcTTTTTGAACCTTATCAGACAGAGTATGCCAAGAAACCACTTTACCTAAAGAAGGAAAACTACATATTCTTTGAGAACTAGCAATCCTTCTATAAATGCTGGTGGGAAATAAGAGTTCTGGAAAATTGATTTAGACAAACTAGACACAAAGTATATTGCATAGCTGGAGACACCTTCCTTATTTAAACTCTACTGAAAGTATGTCTTTTATACTTAAGACAAAGCCTATGCCCAAGAGGGACAGCAGGAAGTGTTTCTCTGGCTATTGCGACAAAGCCCAATTTGTTACCTGGCAACACGAAAATATACCTAGCCCCTGTCTGCTCTGCGCATGTGCCAAGTTGGACCCACAGAGGCATAGAGTGTCGCTGTATCTATGGTGGGGATGTCCTGAAAGAGCGTCTTCTTGACGTCATCAGGACTCTATGATTCCCACAGGGGAAGATGGGCAAATGCATATAAGGCGCATGCGCAGGCGTGTGAGAGCACGCCTCTTTCTCTTCGTCGCCGGCCGGCCGAGGTTCCTGGTGTTGCCATGGGCCGCAGACCAGCTCGCTGTTACCGGTATTGTAAGAACAAGCCATATCCAAAGTCTCGTTTTTGCCGCGGTGTCCCTGATGCCAAGATCCGTATCTTTGATCTGGGTCGGAAGAAGGCGAAAGTGGATGAGTTCCCACTCTGTGGCCACATGGTGTCTGATGAATACGAGCAGCTCTCCTCTGAAGCCCTGGAGGCCGCTCGAATCTGTGCCAACAAGTACATGGTGAAAAGCTGTGGCAAGGATGGCTTTCACATTCGAGTGCGGCTTCATCCCTTCCATGTCATCCGCATCAACAAGATGCTGTCCTGTGCTGGGGCTGACAGGCTCCAGACGGGTATGCGCGGTGCCTTTGGAAAGCCCCAGGGCACAGTGGCCAGAGTCCACATTGGCCAAGTCATCATGTCCATCCGGACCAAGCTTCAGAATAAGGAACATGTGATTGAAGCCTTACGCAGGGCCAAGTTCAAGTTCCCTGGACGCCAGAAGATCCATATCTCCAAGAAGTGGGGCTTTACCAAGTTTAACGCTAATGAATTTGAAGACAAAGTGGCTAAGAAGCGCCTCATCCCTGATGGCTGTGGAGTCCAATACGTTCCCAGTCGCGGCCCTCTGGACAAGTGGCGAGCTCTGCACTCCTGAGATCTTGGACAGCATTGACTCCTCTGGTCTGATATGCTTACCAATAAATATTATTCACTGACAaaagataaatgtttttttttaatattttaaatattttaagtgtttatcTGATTTTTAGAATATAGAGTATGAGAGATAGAGTGTTTatattaaaacagaattttaatggCAAATGATAGTTTCCTTCGAGTGGGAATGAAACAATCCGTATGTGATTTATAGAGACAGTTATTGCAGTTCTAATCCAAAAACTTTTAACTTGGGACAGTAGGGAACTATGTCAAAAGTtttgtttgggggcgcctgggtagctcagtgggttaaagcctctgccttcagctcaggtcatgatctcaggatcccggaatccagccccgcatcaggctctctgctgggcagggagcctgcttccttctctctctctctgcctgcctctctgcctgcttgtgatctctgtctgtcaaatgaataaaatcttttaaaggggaggtgaaccatgagagactatggaccctgaaaaacaatcagggttttgaagggtggggggtgggaggttgggggctccaggtgatgggtattggagagggcacggattgcatggagcactgggtgtggtgcaaaaataatgaatactgttaccctgaaaaagaaatttttaaaaaatagaaaaaaaatttaaaaagttttgtttgtaGTGAAGCTACATAATAAATTATGTAGCTATATTCTTATCTTGAATAAAAAATAGCTAGAAAAAAACCCAAGatttgtagaggaaaaaaaatcgtTCTTGTTTATGGAAAACAAGCAATAGGGATGAAAATAATGATAGGCATTAGTGACATTTCAACTACAATCTCTGGAACTAAAAAATCCATTCTTAAACTTATTGCTTATGTTTTCCTTATacatttctgcacattgattttagaATTTCTTATGACCTCCAATTATCAGCCTTTGGACAGCTGGCTATAACTGCAAAAGGTTTCCTCAGATAAGccttttattatctcacagtcaGGAGACAACAGTCCAATCTTTTCTTTATCACCTAAAGGTCATAGGTTGATAACAGAGTTCACATTACTTGTATCTGAGTCCCAGTAGAACCAACAGAAAAGAGAATATGACACCAAATCAATCTGTGCTCTACAAGGACCCTAAAGAGAGTTTACAATCTGTAGGTGCTTGCCCTACATTAGAGTTACATTGATCAtacaggtgtttttgttttggaaactACATAAGCTAAAATTTCTGGGTgtgtattacattttaaaattctggttctttaaattatttagtCTTCCAAATCTCAATCTTGTCAACAGTGACCTCACCTCTTTAAAACTAACCATTTTTAGGTCAACATATTGAATAAAAGCAACAAAAGGAGTACTAAACAGTGCGGAGACATATGCTTATTCAATTATttccatttacttaaaaaaattcctgTCAAATCTAAAAGTTTGCATCTGACAATATTCAGGCTCCTACTGGAAGAGATGTCCTACTTTGTCAAGAAGGTTGCTGTATTAAGCTgcaatatttttcatattatatataaatgagaaagataaatactaaataatacaAATTTGTAGAAAGAGTTCTTCTAAGCACTTTCCTTTATGTCTTTTATCTGatgctttaaaaaatcttgaacTTTTCTAGAAAATTAGATCCTGTACAGTTCAAAAATTAGGGTAGCCATGAGCTAGATCTTCTCACTCTTACCCGTCTAGTTTACTTTTTGCCACACAGACTTTCAAAAACAAGAACTCAAACTCAAATGAAAATTCGAAGCACAACACAACAAAACGGACAGTCCCTTAGTTGCCATGTTAATATAATgcagttttgaaaatattttccatctttattaTTCACCCTTGTCTTTGCTCTCAAAATTCTCATATACCTTGACCTTCAAACTTCGAACTCTGTATTCACTCACCAAATATAGGTAGGTGATAAGCCCATGAATGTCCTTGTCTGGTAGAGACTGGTAACTGATTGTTTATGCATATAGACATGTCGATGAAAATGAAAGATTcaaaattattacattaaaaactGATAGGTgtcattaagatttattttttttctaaagttttctaTTATAATCTatcacataaattttatttactgttgATAGAAGGACACTTCcactttttttaaatcaaaaatccTATTATATTCTCTAAgctatgattttgttttttcagcatttttctgttttctggtcaTTTTAGTTATTAATAAATTGATAAGACAGTTGTGCTGAaggataattttattatattttttgcaGAGCTTGTcattatttctgaatttctattcaaaatggaaaatttaatttgggaatatattatgtattcatatattcatGCACTACTGCAATGAAACAGAACTatctcctctttaaaaaaaatagaagtacagTTACTAAATTCAAGTAAATATTGCCCTATAAAACTCTGATTTGGTTGATGGAGTCTCCACGTTTCATGGAAAATACTGACTGAATCAGAAGATGATGAAAACTTCAATTGGACCATGCATCATTATCAATTTAGTTTTGAAAAGCACATTCCACAAATTATCATTATATAATCCACCATTTCTCCCCCCATTCAAAATATGCAATTATACTAAGCATATTTAGCCTGAAgccattaatttttataaaagtatgCACTAGCTCTGGCATGAATTGACTTGTCACTAGCATTGGCaggtattttatttctactttagcAGCTTTGTACTGCCTACCTCAACAAAATTCAGGTAGGGCTTTCTGATTCTTAGAATGTCATCAGGGACCTAAGGATTAAGCTGGGAGATCATTTAGCCCCAATCATCTTCTGCCTTTATATTAATGACATACATTTGGGGTTTTTCTTAGAGCAGTGACTTCAGTCTTTTCAcaaaaatacctttctttaatGTAAGTAATGCAGAAAATAATGAGTAAAGTCAAAGTAAATTAAATTATACCATCAATAATAATTCAAAGTGAAGTCATTGCCATGCTTAACAGTAGATAATAAGGAAAATTCTGGCATTAGGATGACTGGATTTGAATCTTTGTTTTTGCACAtacttgggcaaattacttattATCACCATTGCTTAATTTTCTTAACTATAAAATAAGCTTAAGACACGATAGATCACAAATTTGTGTTTAGGATGAGAAAAAGAGTAGGATTTTGCCTTGCACATATTAAGTGCATAAAATTAGTGTTAATTTATGATAATATCAATGTTATCACTACTCCATTTGCTTCTGCCTCATTGCTTCTCAGCTTCTGATTTTTGCTGCTTGTAGTATTATTATTCtttcatgatttatatatttaatattctgtTTTGCAACTATTATTCCCTTCAGTTGTCTAATTTGAGTCCTGTGTTTAATtggattaattttaatttaatttaattggatTCAGTATTCTGATttgagtttttgttattttttatctttagttttgtaATGTTTACTTTCGTAGTATTCTAGTTGGTCGTCTATTCTTGGAGCTCCTTTTGAAAAATTTAACTGTGCTCTACCCTTTATCCTTTACATATTACTCACAgagatttgctttatttcctttttcttccctacaGATTGGATTTTTTATCTACCTTACCtttttaattcaatatttatttcttttttcttcttctcctttttcttgtttttttcaaaagaaagattaTATGGTTATCATACCATTATTTTCATAATGTTGATGTGTGATAATAGACTGTTCTACCAGCTCAATTTAACCTGAAAGATTGTAGGGAACTTTCTCCAGTAACGCTTTCACaaagtttttgttattttccttcacTTAGTCCTCTTTCTGGGTATTGTAGTTTGAGGACTGGATTTTGTTACCAACTCTTCTGTTGTTTCATGATGAGAAGCTAGGGAAAGGAGGGAACATGAGGGGTCAAATATAGCCTCTGATGGATGTTGGATTCTGACTCAACTTCTGGGATCCCATTAATTATCCTGCACCTGGGCTCACTCCTCAAGGTCAGGCACTCAGTCTACTCTTCCAGCTGTGGTGTATTTCTTATCCTTGCTCCTGCTGCTGTGTAGTGCAGAACACTGGAAAATGGAGAGCCCAAGTGTCAgcatctttggtgaaatgtcaaTAGGGGTTCTACCTGTCAATTCTTATACAATTTGAATAGTTACACAAGGATAATGTATACTTAGTACACTTCCTCCCATATTAGGGCAATAGtgagacattttaaaatcttccgtttcttgggcgcctggatggctcagtggattaagccgctgctcaggtcatgatctcagggttctgggatcgagtcccacatcgggctctctgctcggcagggagcctgcttccctctctctctctctctgcctgcctctcggtctgcttctgatttctctctgtcaaataaattaaaaaaaaataaaataaaaaaaataaaatcttctgtttctttaggAATGTTTCTAGGAGTCTGGAAAGTTTTGAAGAGGCACATTACATAAGTGGTTATTAAATAATCTACTATTTCTTCCCATCCCTCAAAATATTTCTCCCCATCCctcaaaatatgaaattatactaaaattatttagccagagatctttaatttttttaaggattttatttatttgacacagagagagagatcacaagtaggcagagaggcaagcagagagagagggggaagaaggctccctgctgagcagagatcctgacgcggggctcgatcccaggaccccgggatcatgacctgagccgaaggcagaggcctcaacccactgaaccacccaggtgtccctggagatctttaatatataaaaaaagctCTGGCTATTATATGAGAATACATCTTCGTTTTATgtccttttttcctcctaaatttaTGATATGCCTAGGACATGACCTTTCCCTTGGTGGCTTTTGGCTGTAtttcttttactatattttttcatttcattaggtgttggcaaggagattcttttttttgtttgtttttttttgcaagGAGATTCTTTGATCCTATCTTGTTTTACTTCAGTTTATTCACCCAGAAATACTCTTAATGTTAtagtaaaaatatttctgaaattttaactttaaaacaatTCATGTAAAAAATATGCTTTCACATGTTTATAACAATTCCTAGTTATCTTTTATTGCTGTGGATCTCTAATAACTATAGCTAAAATTACTCtatcaaaatgaagaatttttaatataaaatctaaaaacattaattttgtatttgtgtcCATCCAGAATcttgataatttttattataaataattaactaattaattcttCATATTATAGAAGTTAAATAGGCTTCTGAGAGTAATTGATCAAAAGATAATTTGTGCTCCAAAGAATAAGATCATGTTTATAGTAGAAACTATCATAATTTGAGAATTATACTATTAGACTCTTCAAGGGTTCTATTCATGAAACTCTCTCTTGTCCCAAGTTGACTGGTTACTGATAAAGAGAAATATGAGATTGTGAAGGGCCATGGTATCTTTTGGGAAATTCAGGGTCTTTAAAGGACCAACtattctttctcctctctagGTGGGTAAATGGGGACAGGGGACAGTACATCGATTTGTTAGtaaatggtgattttcttttgCCTAAATATTATGAGTCATCGaataccatcaccaccaccaagaTTATGCTCGTGGTGGGAACAGGAAGAAGATGGCAGAACTGAGATAAAGAGTGTCAGGGGTCAGCCCTCATCCCCAGTCTCTGGCATAGTAAAGATATGACTTAAATTTCCCTTGGTGTAGAGCCATCCTAGTACTTTAAGTTTAAGCAACATTGATGAGACTATGTCCCCTTTCCTAAGAGCATTGCTTGTCGGGAAGGAGCCATAGCAGCAGGAAGCTGTCTGGAGGAActtcaccaggaaaaaaaaaagccatgccTTAGCCAGATTTGCCTCAAGGGGATTGAATAGGGAGAGGAACTCCAGTACCCtctaaataactttaaaaagaccCCCTGAGAATCAGCATTTGGACCCCTGATACATAGAGAACCAGGAGGTAATCAGCACTATTAAAAGAGAGGCAACAACAGCTGAAAGGAAACCTGTTTTCTGTCACTCAGAGTCATTTAACATAGAAAATATTGTCTATCTCACATACCATTTTCAATAGTATATGTATCAAGggataagggaggaaaaaagaggaataGGAGGAGGTGATTCCTTCTTATTCTAAGAAGCTGAAACTACTAGTCTAGGCTACACTGAAGGAACAGACAGGAGGTTTGAATAGGATAGGTggcaattttaataattaaaagtgAGAAGTTATAGACAAGGCTTATGTGTCATTAAGGAAACATGCTATTAAAAAAGCAacagggtgcacatgccccttcggatcactacgtttatagcagcaatgtctacaatagcccaactatggaaagaacctagatgtccatcaacagatgaatggataaagaagatgtggtatacatacataatggaatactatgcagccatcaaaagaaatgaaatcttgccatttgtgatgacatggatggaactagagggtatcatgcttagcaaaagaagtcaagcagagaaagacaactatc
Coding sequences within:
- the RPL10L gene encoding 60S ribosomal protein L10-like, which produces MGRRPARCYRYCKNKPYPKSRFCRGVPDAKIRIFDLGRKKAKVDEFPLCGHMVSDEYEQLSSEALEAARICANKYMVKSCGKDGFHIRVRLHPFHVIRINKMLSCAGADRLQTGMRGAFGKPQGTVARVHIGQVIMSIRTKLQNKEHVIEALRRAKFKFPGRQKIHISKKWGFTKFNANEFEDKVAKKRLIPDGCGVQYVPSRGPLDKWRALHS